The Schistocerca gregaria isolate iqSchGreg1 chromosome 1, iqSchGreg1.2, whole genome shotgun sequence genome includes a window with the following:
- the LOC126346425 gene encoding uncharacterized protein LOC126346425 isoform X6 yields the protein MATSCTPRTAVLLLLLLAAATARPEHKGGVKGVKGIAAGVGRPSGSGSLSGDGAWAGSGSSSKSSASSWSSGGGSGSASGSQSGSSSSSSGTGGSGSGSSSNAGSSSSAGSLGGAGGSASGSHSGSHAGSASGSGGSSSGSTSGSTSGNVGSGSSGTGGGAAGGYGGITGVGSSGTGGLGGATGGAAATGGSAGSQPGGTGHGSAGASGIGGGSGTGGIGFGGHGNVASGSGGSGAGGFGPGGTVSGTFGSGGSGTGGYGSSGSGNVGRGTGTGGIGGSVGAPSGGFGSGISGGHGGAGGIGGIGGTGSTSSGHGNGAAGHGAQTGSAGFGAGSSSGGAAGGSGISGGYGGVGGAGGVSGTGSTSSGHGSGAAGQGAQTGSAGFGAGSSSGGATGGYGGIGGIAGGPGSGSIGQSGAGSAGAGGSGGFGASQGGSTGTGGAFGNGGTGGAVGHGGPGGAGHGVGTGGAGSAVGSQGGYSGSSSGGSSGASGLGGVSGAGSGNLGHGAGGAGGFLGHNGAGSHGGVGSSGGGAGNFDTGSIGGGSGASGPDVSGGISSGGAGGYGGSSGVGSSAVGGGNHAGGAAVGSGHGGHASGSSGQGGSAGLDSGSLVGGGAGQSGTGSSAGSSAGSSSGSSADALGGSGGSSGGSKASSGSSAGSDASAGTGSGASSGSKASSSASSGSGTGRDAHGRKGVKGYHGSHP from the exons GCGCGTGGGCGGGCTCTGGCAGCTCCTCCAAGTCTTCGGCGTCGTCGTGGTCGTCGGGCGGCGGCTCCGGCAGCGCCAGCGGCAGCCAGTCGGGCAGCAGCTCCTCCTCCTCCGGCACTGGAGGCTCGGGCTCCGGCTCCAGCAGCAACGCCGGCTCCTCCTCCTCCGCGGGCTCCCTGGGAGGCGCCGGCGGCTCAGCCTCTGGAAGCCACAGCGGCAGCCACGCCGGATCTGCGTCCGGGTCAG GTGGCAGCAGCTCTGGGTCTACCTCTGGATCTACATCTGGCAATGTGGGCAGTGGGTCAAGTGGTACAGGAGGTGGAGCAGCTGGTGGGTATGGTGGAATCACTGGAGTGGGATCATCAGGAACAGGAGGCCTTGGAGGTGCCACAGGTGGTGCAGCAGCCACTGGAGGCAGTGCTGGATCCCAGCCTGGTGGGACTGGTCATGGTAGTGCTGGAGCAAGTGGTATAGGAGGTGGCTCTGGAACAGGAGGAATTGGGTTTGGTGGACATGGAAATGTAGCTAGTGGTTCAGGTGGAAGTGGCGCTGGAGGTTTTGGACCTGGAGGAACTGTTTCTGGTACTTTTGGCAGTGGTGGATCAGGTACAGGAGGCTATGGTTCTTCTGGATCCGGAAATGTTGGAAGAGGAACTGGAACTGGAGGCATTGGAGGTAGTGTTGGTGCACCATCTGGTGGGTTTGGCTCAGGGATATCTGGAGGGCATGGTGGTGCAGGTGGCATTGGAGGTATTGGTGGAACTGGGTCAACTTCCAGTGGACATGGAAATGGAGCAGCTGGTCATGGAGCCCAAACTGGGTCTGCAGGCTTTGGTGCAGGTAGTTCATCTGGTGGAGCTGCTGGTGGTTCAGGTATATCTGGAGGGTATGGTGGTGTAGGTGGTGCTGGAGGTGTTAGTGGAACTGGGTCAACTTCCAGTGGACATGGAAGTGGAGCAGCTGGCCAGGGAGCCCAAACTGggtctgctggctttggtgcaggTAGCTCATCTGGTGGTGCTACAGGAGGTTATGGAGGCATTGGTGGTATTGCAGGTGGACCAGGATCTGGCAGCATTGGACAAAGTGGTGCTGGCAGTGCTGGTGCAGGTGGTTCAGGAGGTTTTGGTGCATCTCAAGGAGGTTCCACTGGAACTGGCGGCGCCTTCGGTAATGGTGGCACAGGAGGTGCTGTGGGACATGGTGGTCCTGGGGGGGCTGGTCATGGTGTGGGAACTGGTGGAGCTGGTAGTGCTGTTGGAAGCCAAGGAGGTTACTCTGGAAGCTCTAGTGGAGGTTCCTCTGGAGCTAGTGGCCTGGGTGGAGTATCTGGTGCTGGTTCTGGCAATTTAGGACATGGTGCTGGTGGGGCTGGTGGTTTTCTGGGTCATAATGGAGCAGGTAGCCATGGTGGAGTAGGAAgctctggtggtggtgctggtaacTTTGATACAGGTTCCATTGGAGGAGGTTCTGGAGCTTCTGGGCCTGATGTGAGTGGTGGTATATCAAGTGGAGGTGCTGGAGGTTATGGTGGAAGTTCTGGTGTTGGAAGTAGTGCTGTTGGTGGAGGCAATCATGCTGGAGGTGCTGCTGTTGGCTCTGGGCACGGAGGTCACGCCTCTGGCTCCTCTGGACAAGGTGGCAGTGCTGGCTTAGACTCTGGTTCCTTAGTCGGTGGTGGAGCAGGACAGTCGGGAACCGGCTCTTCAGCGGGAAGTTCGGCTGGATCCTCTTCTGGAAGCTCTGCTGATGCACTTGGTGGCTCTGGCGGCAGTTCtggaggctccaaagccagctccGGCAGCTCTGCAGGCAGCGACGCCAGCGCTGGAACAGGCTCTGGTGCGTCTTCAGGCAGCAAGGCCAGCTCCAGCGCGAGCTCAGGAAGTGGTACGGGCAGAGATGCCCATGGCCGCAAGGGCGTCAAGGGATACCACGGGAGCCACCCCTGA
- the LOC126346425 gene encoding uncharacterized protein LOC126346425 isoform X8 — protein sequence MATSCTPRTAVLLLLLLAAATARPEHKGGVKGVKGIAAGVGRPSGSGSLSGDGAWAGSGSSSKSSASSWSSGGGSGSASGSQSGSSSSSSGTGGSGSGSSSNAGSSSSAGSLGGAGGSASGSHSGSHAGSASGSGGSSSGSTSGSTSGNVGSGSSGTGGGAAGGYGGITGVGSSGTGGLGGATGGAAATGGSAGSQPGGTGHGSAGASGIGGGSGTGGIGFGGHGNVASGSGGSGAGGFGPGGTVSGTFGSGGSGTGGYGSSGSGNVGRGTGTGGIGGSVGAPSGGFGSGISGGHGGAGGIGGIGGTGSTSSGHGNGAAGHGAQTGSAGFGAGSSSGGATGGYGGIGGIAGGPGSGSIGQSGAGSAGAGGSGGFGASQGGSTGTGGAFGNGGTGGAVGHGGPGGAGHGVGTGGAGSAVGSQGGYSGSSSGGSSGASGLGGVSGAGSGNLGHGAGGAGGFLGHNGAGSHGGVGSSGGGAGNFDTGSIGGGSGASGPDVSGGISSGGAGGYGGSSGVGSSAVGGGNHAGGAAVGSGHGGHASGSSGQGGSAGLDSGSLVGGGAGQSGTGSSAGSSAGSSSGSSADALGGSGGSSGGSKASSGSSAGSDASAGTGSGASSGSKASSSASSGSGTGRDAHGRKGVKGYHGSHP from the exons GCGCGTGGGCGGGCTCTGGCAGCTCCTCCAAGTCTTCGGCGTCGTCGTGGTCGTCGGGCGGCGGCTCCGGCAGCGCCAGCGGCAGCCAGTCGGGCAGCAGCTCCTCCTCCTCCGGCACTGGAGGCTCGGGCTCCGGCTCCAGCAGCAACGCCGGCTCCTCCTCCTCCGCGGGCTCCCTGGGAGGCGCCGGCGGCTCAGCCTCTGGAAGCCACAGCGGCAGCCACGCCGGATCTGCGTCCGGGTCAG GTGGCAGCAGCTCTGGGTCTACCTCTGGATCTACATCTGGCAATGTGGGCAGTGGGTCAAGTGGTACAGGAGGTGGAGCAGCTGGTGGGTATGGTGGAATCACTGGAGTGGGATCATCAGGAACAGGAGGCCTTGGAGGTGCCACAGGTGGTGCAGCAGCCACTGGAGGCAGTGCTGGATCCCAGCCTGGTGGGACTGGTCATGGTAGTGCTGGAGCAAGTGGTATAGGAGGTGGCTCTGGAACAGGAGGAATTGGGTTTGGTGGACATGGAAATGTAGCTAGTGGTTCAGGTGGAAGTGGCGCTGGAGGTTTTGGACCTGGAGGAACTGTTTCTGGTACTTTTGGCAGTGGTGGATCAGGTACAGGAGGCTATGGTTCTTCTGGATCCGGAAATGTTGGAAGAGGAACTGGAACTGGAGGCATTGGAGGTAGTGTTGGTGCACCATCTGGTGGGTTTGGCTCAGGGATATCTGGAGGGCATGGTGGTGCAGGTGGCATTGGAGGTATTGGTGGAACTGGGTCAACTTCCAGTGGACATGGAAATGGAGCAGCTGGTCATGGAGCCCAAACTGGGTCTGCAGGCTTTGGTGCAG gTAGCTCATCTGGTGGTGCTACAGGAGGTTATGGAGGCATTGGTGGTATTGCAGGTGGACCAGGATCTGGCAGCATTGGACAAAGTGGTGCTGGCAGTGCTGGTGCAGGTGGTTCAGGAGGTTTTGGTGCATCTCAAGGAGGTTCCACTGGAACTGGCGGCGCCTTCGGTAATGGTGGCACAGGAGGTGCTGTGGGACATGGTGGTCCTGGGGGGGCTGGTCATGGTGTGGGAACTGGTGGAGCTGGTAGTGCTGTTGGAAGCCAAGGAGGTTACTCTGGAAGCTCTAGTGGAGGTTCCTCTGGAGCTAGTGGCCTGGGTGGAGTATCTGGTGCTGGTTCTGGCAATTTAGGACATGGTGCTGGTGGGGCTGGTGGTTTTCTGGGTCATAATGGAGCAGGTAGCCATGGTGGAGTAGGAAgctctggtggtggtgctggtaacTTTGATACAGGTTCCATTGGAGGAGGTTCTGGAGCTTCTGGGCCTGATGTGAGTGGTGGTATATCAAGTGGAGGTGCTGGAGGTTATGGTGGAAGTTCTGGTGTTGGAAGTAGTGCTGTTGGTGGAGGCAATCATGCTGGAGGTGCTGCTGTTGGCTCTGGGCACGGAGGTCACGCCTCTGGCTCCTCTGGACAAGGTGGCAGTGCTGGCTTAGACTCTGGTTCCTTAGTCGGTGGTGGAGCAGGACAGTCGGGAACCGGCTCTTCAGCGGGAAGTTCGGCTGGATCCTCTTCTGGAAGCTCTGCTGATGCACTTGGTGGCTCTGGCGGCAGTTCtggaggctccaaagccagctccGGCAGCTCTGCAGGCAGCGACGCCAGCGCTGGAACAGGCTCTGGTGCGTCTTCAGGCAGCAAGGCCAGCTCCAGCGCGAGCTCAGGAAGTGGTACGGGCAGAGATGCCCATGGCCGCAAGGGCGTCAAGGGATACCACGGGAGCCACCCCTGA